CGGCGAACCACTGCCGGGACGCGGCCGGACCCAGACCGCAGAATTTCCTCCTCTCACTCTAAGGGACAGCCTGGCCGTGCCCCGCTGCCACACGGCGGGAGCGTATTTGGGAAGTGCCGTGCCCAGCCTGCCAGCCACCTGCCCGCCACCGACATGACTGACAACCGATCACTTGGTACAGCTGCATCTACGGAAGTCTCCCCAGAGAGacatggcaaaaaaacccaacacaccgCGAATGCTGCACGCCGGGCCGAGACAGCGCTCGGTTCCCGGGAGCCCCGGGCCTTGCCCGGCGGCCCTTCGGCGGCTCCGGCGGCCGCAGacccgcggcggcggggagggcccccccggctccggccgtCCCCCCCTGAGGAGACGCCGCCGGGCGCCCCGCTCCGAAACGAGCAGGGAACCGCTGCTGGCTCCCGGCTTCCCCCCAGGAGACGGCCCAGGGGCCGGGGAAGTcgccagcccccggcacccctgaCCTCGCCGCGGCCGGAACCTCACGCCTGCCCCCCAGGTGGTAACACCCCGCTCCTCCGCCACCCGTTCCCCCCTGAGGAAGCGTCCCGGGCCGCCCCCCTTCGCTGGGGACGCCGGCGGGATGCCCCCGTCAGCCCGCAgcccgccgcgcccgggcgctCACCCGGGTTGAAGAGCACGGTCCCCTTGAGGTAGGCGTACTCTTTGGTGCTGATGTCCAGGCTCCAGCACTTGGCCAGGAAGCCCTGGATGGCCTGAATCTCGCCGGCCGGGGGCAGGCGcgggccgccggcggggccgtgGTGCGGCCGGCCCGGCGCCGGGGCCTGCTCGCCCTGCCGGCGGGTGGTGAGGATGCGCTGCAGCATGCTGGGCTCCGCGCTCTCCACCGTCTCCAGGTGCACCCGGTCCTGcgccagccccagcaccagcagcggCGCCCAGCAGCTGCGGACCAGCAGGAGCTGCTCGTCCAGGGGCAGCTCCTGGAAGCAGGGCACGTTCCGCACGAAGCGCAGCGTCTTCACCAGCACGGCCGAGGCCGCCTTGCCGGCCGCCTGCGGGCTCCTCAGGGAcacccgccgccgcggcccgcacgggcagccgccgccgggcgccgggccccgccgcggccctcgtccctgccccgccggcgccgccgcccgctcctcgcTCCGCAGGATGCTGTAGAGGATGCTGCCGTGCCGCCGGCCGCCCGCGCAGCAGCGGCAGCGCCCCGAGCACGCCATCGCACCGGCGCGGCAGGACGGCgcccaggggcagggcagggccgggccgcccgggaggcgcggcgggccccgccgcctcGGCCCGCCGGGAGACGCGCACCGCTCGCCCTCTGCCCGGCTCCGGGCGTATTTATAGCCGGCGGCTGTGCGTGAGGCAGTTCAAAGGGGCAGGCACTCTTTACTGgctggaaaagagagagagaggaggggaaaaaaagtagaaaaaaaatcaaaagcctcctcctcctcctccttctcctcctttcccgAGACAGCGATGCCTAGAGGGAGCTGGTGAGCCGGCCGGCCCTGCCTGGCGGCTGCGGCGGGATGATCGGCCGGACGCCGTCCGCCTCGcccggtgcggggcggcgggacgCCCCTtcgctgcccctctgcccggttCGTGTGTCCCGGGCCCCGTCGAGCcgagccgggcagggcagggccgggccggagCAGGAAGGCAGCTCTGGCCGCCCCCTCGTTTCGCCCGCGCCGTGCGGCGGCGCCGTGCGGggagctcccgccgccgcccccggagACCCCCGCGGGGCCCCGTCGCAAAATGGCGAGCGGCCCCGCTGCCGTCACCGTGTGCGGCAGGAGAGAGACAGGGTGCCCTGGGGGACGGAACTGGTCCAGAGAATAAAATTCCCGCAGGAGGGAAAATAGGAGGCGCTCCCCGTGAACACCTGGGTGCGGctgtgcggggagggggaggcggaCATGTTCCTGCCCGAAGGAGGGCGGCTCTGCCAGGCTGGAGCGCGGGCGGGGCTCCATcggggtgccctggggctggggccCTGCGGCATCCGAGCGGGTCCCCTGTGAAACCACCCCTCTGTGAATCGGTCCCTCCCGCCGCTTTGCCATGCGGGGCCCTTCTTTCTGATCTCCCGTTGTTGAAGTTCCATCCCATCAGTTTAACGCATTTCCACCTTCCTTTCGGGCTCCGATTGTCCTGAAGTGAATCTTTCCTCCTCGGCTTAGATACCCGCTTTTCTGAGACCCAGCTGCTGCTATGGACTCCAAAGCAAGGAAATAGCCCTTCCAGGCCTTGGTGTTTATACGGGGGGGATAGGGGAATAGGGATTGTCCAAAAGTGATTTTACTCTTGCATGAAAAATAAACTCATTTGCTTTCTGACTTGGGCTAAGTAAAAGTGGGCGCAGCAGAGAGAAGTAATTGCTCGCTGTGAAGAGTTACTTCTGTGTGGTGCATAGGGGCTAAATGAGAAACACTTTCTGGAAGAATCTTGACACAGATTTAGAGAAAGTAGCCCGTTGCAAGCAACCTTCTGTACCTGCTCCATCAATATCTGCTGCCAAGGGGTGTCTGTATCACCCCTGGAAAGCTGCCTTTTGTTTCAATAGAAGTAGGCATGGTTTATAAGCAAACACCATAGAGTGCGTCAGGTTTCTTAGGAACAAAATAACTTTAGGCTGGATCTCAGCAGTTTCTTTCCCCTGTGAAGTCAGTCCTACCCTATCAGTTTACATAGGTATAGAGTTATACAGGCATTTCTCACAAAGTATTTTTTTGCAGTTGGACTCGGAAGGCCTATTCTTTACAAACGGCACAAAAGGCACTTTTGTATAAAGCACCGGTGGGTTATCTGCCTCAAATAAACCTTGTTTTCCAAATGCAGGTTGACCAAAATCTAGATTACTGTGTCTTTGGTTTTACctatgaaatgcatttttttccacagacCCAGATGTGATAAAGCCCTTTATTGGCTTTGCAGTAGCGGAGAAATGTTACTTTGCACCAGTCAACTGATGTCTACAGTTTGCAGACAGGTGATTTGGATCCCTGGAGTAGGAAACATTGATGTTTCACTAAACagcctttaacaaaaaaaaattgcttaggATTCCAGAACAAATTTAATAATATCTGATGTTACCAAATTTGTCATTTGAATAGTATCACTGGTAACGGGAAACCACTCATTTATTTGTCTAGAACACTCCTTGCCATTCCAGATTGGGTCCTGTTATACAAATCAGTGTTTTCTCAATACTGTTATGTTAGGATTTTAGAAgtgcatttttttgcctttttaatctttttccttactatttttttgtgttttggggttttttttgggggggggggtggggttccACCAGATTCAGAGATAAATCTTGCCAAGTTTTAGAAAATGACCATCCCTAAGCTTGTGGTTTGCTTCAGTAGCACTTCTCCCATGAGGTACAGTTCTGACCTTGGAGTCCAGCTGTGGGAATGTTCTGCTTCTTATGGGAGAATGCTGCTTACACAGGGCCATAGACAAAGGCACTGTTTCACTTTTATACCAGGTCTAcaacagaaatttttcctgatgtaGCCATCTTGGTTGCAGCTGTTTAATTTTTCAAGGCATTTCTCTTTCAATCAAGTCTCAAATGTAGATGTAGTTGTACTGTCGTGTAATGATTTTGCTGACATAGTTAATTTTCTACACCAATTTATACAGAAAGTCTTTGTCTTTGATAACT
The window above is part of the Opisthocomus hoazin isolate bOpiHoa1 chromosome 1, bOpiHoa1.hap1, whole genome shotgun sequence genome. Proteins encoded here:
- the NR0B1 gene encoding nuclear receptor subfamily 0 group B member 1 gives rise to the protein MACSGRCRCCAGGRRHGSILYSILRSEERAAAPAGQGRGPRRGPAPGGGCPCGPRRRVSLRSPQAAGKAASAVLVKTLRFVRNVPCFQELPLDEQLLLVRSCWAPLLVLGLAQDRVHLETVESAEPSMLQRILTTRRQGEQAPAPGRPHHGPAGGPRLPPAGEIQAIQGFLAKCWSLDISTKEYAYLKGTVLFNPDLPGLQCTQYIEGLQREAQQALNEHVRLIHRGDEARFAKLNVVLSLLRSINANVIAELFFRPIIGAVNMDDMLLEMLCAKL